The following are encoded in a window of Candidatus Dadabacteria bacterium genomic DNA:
- a CDS encoding glycosyltransferase, which yields MISSYLPASDFLVMPYSSRVTIRDGTEAGKFTSPLKLFEYMAAGKPIVATGVPSVLEILRPGENSVVTPPDDAEAIIRALDLVLADSELCARISEDARAGAAEYTWEKRVERIIGGACGAFV from the coding sequence ATGATTTCTTCCTATCTACCTGCATCTGACTTCCTGGTCATGCCCTATTCGTCCAGGGTAACTATAAGGGACGGGACGGAGGCCGGGAAGTTCACTTCTCCGCTTAAGCTTTTCGAGTATATGGCCGCCGGGAAACCCATTGTCGCGACCGGGGTTCCGTCGGTTCTTGAGATACTGAGGCCGGGAGAGAACTCGGTTGTAACTCCTCCTGATGACGCAGAGGCGATTATTCGGGCGCTTGATCTCGTGCTTGCTGATTCGGAACTTTGCGCTCGGATTTCGGAAGATGCCCGGGCGGGGGCGGCGGAGTACACCTGGGAGAAGAGGGTGGAGAGGATAATTGGTGGCGCTTGCGGGGCTTTTGTCTAA